Part of the Anopheles coluzzii chromosome 3, AcolN3, whole genome shotgun sequence genome is shown below.
TTAAGTGTGACTTGTCTTTGAATCTTATCTAAAGGACCGATCAGTTGGATTTCCTGCCCAATCTACCGTTACCATCGTGGGGGGTGTGAAGACCATTCGAGGACCTCGTGGACCTCCGGGAGAACCTGGTCCGAAAGGTGATCCGGGTCGCGATGGATTGAACGGACAATCAGGACCTCCGGGACCACCGGGCCATGTGTTCATGATGCCACTGACCTCAGCTGGCAATGAAAAGGGACCTGACTCGCAGGCAGAAGCACTAAGACAGATGCTGTCCCAGCATATGACGGCGATGCGCGGTGCCGACGGTCCGATGGGTTTGACCGGAGTGCCAGGGTCTGTAGGACCACCGGGTCCTGAGGGTGCCAAAGGAGAACCGGGCGATGTTGGTGAACCGGTAAGGTGTTGTTTTCCATTACACTTCCACAGTTTGATGGACTGAAATTGAAATGTCTTTCTTTTAGGGACCGATTGGACCTCGCGGAGGTGTCGGAGCGAAAGGACGCGAGGGACGTCGTGGCCGATCGGGACGAGATGGTGAACGAGGAGCAACCGGGCTGCAGGGTGTCAAGGGAGAGCAAGGTCCAATCGGATTGCCCGGCTTTCCGGGCGAGAAAGGTGAAAGGGGCCGACAGGGTGCGTCCGGAGAGAAGGGAAGCCAAGGACACGATGGCGCACAAGGCGAAGACGGTCCGCCAGGATTGCCCGGTATGCCCGGTGAACTAGGACCGCGTGGATTCACAGGTCCACGTGGATTTCCCGGCCCATCGGGGAATCCCGGTCTTCCCGGGTCAGAAGGTATACCAGGCTCCAAAGGAAACCCAGGCCCCCAGGGTCAACCGGGTGCACCAGGTCAAACAGGCTCGACCGGCCCGGTAGGTCCACCGGGACCGCAAGGAAATCTTGGACCACCGGGCATTCCCGGCCCACATGGAAAACCGGGCCTGCCTGGACTCCCCGGAGCTGATGGTCCGCCCGGTCGTGACGGTAATCCAGGTATCGCCGGACCGAAAGGCGATGTAGGACCACAGGGCGTTCAGGGTCCGATAGGATTCCCGGGCAACCGGGGGCCGAAGGGTGACGATGGTGAACGAGGCTCCGCCGGTGATAAGGGCGAAAAAGGTGAGCAGGGACACGATGGCGATAAGGGCGATATGGGAACGCCGGGCGAACGAGGCCATCCTGGAGTGACGGGAGCACCGGGATCGGAAGGACCCGAGGGACCGAAAGGTTTCGAGGGACCGCGCGGTGAGACGGGCATGATGGGACTGACCGGCGACAAGGGCAAGCAGGGCGTGCAGGGTTTCCCGGGCTATCCGGGACCGCCGGGCGACAAGGGCGACAAGGGTTCGTTCGGGATGGCCGGCCTGCCTGGTGAAAAGGGCGAACGGGTAAGTGATGGAAGGGTTTACAGATGTACATCCAAAGTAAGAATGAATGGACCGGAAGTAAACGTGTTCTTTTTAATTTACAGGGCAATACAGGACTTCAAGGCGAGCGTGGCGAAGTTGGACCAAGAGTAAGTATTCCCTCGAATAACGGAATCATTATCAATCGTCATCAACATTGGATTGTTGCTCCTCTTTGTTAGGGATTCCGTGGACCCCGCGGAAGACGCGGTGCTGATGGAGCTACCGGCCCCAAAGGAGACACCGGTCAGCCAGGCTCACCGGGCGCACAGGGAGAAATCGGCATGCAAGGACCGGAAGGACCTCGTGGCTTTATCGGACTTCCAGGGCCACCGGGCAATAATGGCAAGGATGGACCCCCGGGCGCTTCCGGCGAACGTGGACCACCGGTAAGAAGGTCATTCACTGCATAATTTCAGTCCACTTCACTCATCATTCACTATTTTTAAGGGTGAAAACGGAAATCCAGGCCCCATCGGTGCTCCCGGTGTTGTAGGACCGCAAGGACCGACGGGTGAGCCAGGACCGGTGGGAGAACCGGGCATACCGGGGTTGCCTGGCCTTCCAGGTGAACCGGGCGTACCAGGCGACACTGGCAAGGAAGGACAATCCGGACCACCTGGACCTCCTGGCAAGAATGGCCCACAGGGAGGTCAGGGTCTGCCAGGATTCCCGGGCGAACGAGGCATGATGGGAATGCCGGGACTTCCCGGTCTAAAGGGAGAGCTCGGACTGCCCGGACTGCCGGGGCCAATCGGTGACAAGGGCCAACCCGGAGAGCCCGGTAAGGAAGGTCCGCCTGGAGCGGAAGGACGTCCAGGACCGCCTGGACCACCGGGTCCAGGAGGAGCAAAGGGTGAGCGGGGTGAGCAGGGATTGGTTGGACCGGTCGGACGGGACGGTTTGCCCGGACAGCGTGGTTTAGCTGGACCTCCTGGCCCTGTGGGGCCACCGGGCGAGGACGGCGACAAGGGTGACATGGGCCCGCCGGGCGAGAAGGGTTTCAAGGGTGCCCAAGGTGAAGCGGTAAGTAAGAAATACTTTAAGAGGACATTATAATGTTACTAAAATCGattgtttttccccccttcaGGGACCTGTTGGCTCCCCTGGATCACAAGGAAGTCGCGGAGAACCGGGAGCCGTTGGACCACAAGGTGAAAAGGGACCTCCAGGAGAGATTGGACGCACTGGACCGAAGGGTGAGGATGGACCGACCGGGTTGCCTGGATCACCAGGACCAGCGGGACCGCAGGGCATGCCTGGACCTCCGGGTATGAAGGGAGGCCGAGGTGACGATGGTCCTCCAGGATCGATTGGCCCAGCCGGACCACCAGGAGAACCGGGTCGACGAGGACCGCGTGGTGCTGAGGGTGGTCCTGGAGCACCAGGATCTCCTGGGCCGCAGGGAATTGCCGGCGAACCCGGTACACAAGGACCTCCTGGACCAATCGGACCCGAGGGCAAGGAGGGCGAGAAAGGATCGATCGGACCGAAGGGAGAGGAAGGAAAGTCTGGACCACCGGGTCCTCCAGGCAAACGAGGACAGCCAGGTTTGGAAGGACCGAAGGGAGTTGCTGGTCCACCAGGATTCCCGGGTAATCCGGGTGAGCCGGGACTTGTGGGACCGAAAGGCGATGTAGGAAAGGACGGAGACGACGGAAAGCAAGGTGAACCAGGATTGCCTGGTGAGCCAGGACCACCAGGACCTGCCGGAGAAATTGGACCCCCAGGAAAGCTGGGACCCGAAGGACCTGCAGGACTGCAAGGAACGACGGGATTGGCAGGCGAAAAGGGCGACCGTGGATTGCCAGGTCCTCAAGGAAATCAGGGACTCACCGGCCCTCAAGGAATGCCTGGACCGCAAGGTCCACCAGGTCTACGAGGTTCTCCAGGACCATCGGTAAGTTGTGGAATTAACTCCAGACATTGAAGCACCGCTAATGCGTGTCCTCTTTCAGGGCGAAATTGGTCCCGTAGGTAAACCGGGCGAAAGTGGAGCACCGGGCAAGGCGGGCGAAGTCGGCACCAAGGGCCCGAAAGGTGATCGCGGGCGGCGTGGCCTGAAAGGACATCGCGGTGAGCTTGGGCTTGTTGGGCTGAAGGGTGACGCTGGCGAGAAGGGTGACAAGGGCGTCCGTGGACTGCCCGGTCCGGAAGGCTCCAAGGGCGAACCGGGCCCGGTTGGACCGCTGGGGCTGAAGGGTAACGATGGACCACAGGGACCGCCTGGAAACGATGGCCCTCTGGGTCCGAAAGGCACGGAAGGTGTGGCAGGCCTGCGGGGAGAACCAGGACCTCCGGGACCACCGGGGCCGCCCGGACCGCCAGCCGATGCACCACTCATCCCACCGGAGCTGCTGTTCCGCATGAACGAGTTCACCATGACCAAGGGCGAAGATCGACAGAAACGTGAGGCTGGCGATGGGGCGGCAACGGAGCTggacgacgagctgctcgaggtGGACGACTTCGACGAGGAGATACTGAAGGTGGAACCACGCaagaagagcaaaaagaagaagacaaaGTCGAAGGCGTCGGATTTGGGACCGAAGTTCCTGGACATGTACAGCTCGATCTACTCGATGCGCCAGGAGCTGGATCGGATACGGAAACCGGTCGGTACGCGGGAGAATCCGGCCCGTACGTGTCGCGATCTGCACCATGGACATCCTCAGTTTAAGGATGGTAAGTGTTTGTGGAGGGTCTGGACGGGGGTTTTTGGCTAGACaatggtttgatttttccCAAATTCCCAACAGGCTGGTACTGGATCGATCCCAACCTCGGCATGGGAGACGACGCGGTGTACGTGTTCTGTAACATGACGGCGGCAGGCGAAACTTGCGTCTTCCCGGACATTCACAGCTCGCAGATGCCGACGATACCGTGGCGCAAGGAGAACGACAAAACCGACTGGTACTCGAACCTGCGCGGAGGTTTCAGGGTGAGTTGTGCGATGCGAAGCTGTGGCTGGAAGATCGCAAGGAACACTGATTGCAAATGCTCACTCAATTTCGTTGCAGATATCGTACGAAACGGTTGGCACCGTGCAGATGACCTTCCTGCGGCTGCTTTCCCAGGAAGCGTACCAGAACTTTACGTACGCCTGCATGAACAGTGTCGCGTGGTACAGCACGAAAGATGAAAGCTACGACAACGCGATACGGTTTCTAGGCGAGAATGAGATCGACATTGGGTATGACAATTCGAAGATCAAACCGACTGTCCTGGTGGACGGCTGCAAGACGGGCCGGAGCAAGAGCGAGACGGTGTTCGAGGTACGCACGCCGAAGCTGCAGTATCTGCCCATTATCGACTTCTACCCCGTTGACTACGGACTGCCGCAGCAAGCGTTCGGTTTCCAGGTGGGGCCAGTTTGCTTTAAATGACAGAGCTTCGATCGATTAACTATAAAAGGAAAAGGATCTTTTATCATCGTTAAACATGTATATGATTTGTGAGGTAATCGGAGCATAGTTGTTGGTTTAAGATTAGtatttaaaagataaaaaagacacacacacaacgcgcGAAGAAAGACGAAGAGGAATCGAGGATAGGATAAGAACATCGAGATAGTATTTAGGATGATAAGAACGAACATTTACCGATAGGACTGAGCACATTTGTTAGTAAGGAGAGGAATCGACCGATGATCAGAGGGAATAGCAATCACACACCTTCCAATCATTGTCACCATTGTTGTTAGACCTGTTCTAAGATGTACATAGATATCTTTCCCCATTCCACAcatttttagaaaaaaaaacacacacacaaatacgcgCACGTGcattagagaaaaaaaaggatttagaAAGGAGGAGCAGCACAATGTATAGAACAGCGAACACCACGAAAAGCTAAGTGATGCTCCAGGCACTGCCAAAGATCGTTTGTTGTTGGAGAATAAATTATCAAAGGATATGAAACGAACATTAGAAAGTATTTGAATAACAAAACGCTTAAAATgcgatgaaatatttcaactaaATCGTGAAACGCTTGCATATCACATTCGCGGTGAAACGCTTCAAGCGACATCTGGTGGCATTTGTGCCCAGCTTGGCTGTAATGGTGTAATGAAAGTGGTTCTCaatattcttttttaaacTCCTTTTTACACGTAACTCTACATAAACAGTGCTAACGTTCGGATGAGACCATTTTCGCTTCAAAACTACCTCCACCgagggaaataaaatgaacCGCGCTAcaccacttttttttttcttcaatattaATTACGAGCTGTAACTCTATCATTGAGCCTCCGGAGTTCAGATTTGTTGGtttgtgtatattttgttttactttatccGCATCCCGTGTATATGTCTCCACGCGCCCTTTGACATTACCGTATGGTGTAAGTTTACCTAGTACGAATTACACACGTCTCCATTCCGCTTACTTACTAACATCTTATTAGCAGGTGTTTAGCGAACCTCTCAGCGTACGGAGATGATCTCGAGGCTTTGCATGATTGGTttctgttctctctctctctatcttgtCGTCTTGttcattttatgttttgcgCACAGCTTAGAATTTTAACTACCATGAAAACACGCTCGCGAGGAGGAGCAAACGAAAACTCTCGCgcactcagcaaacaaacagcacaatGGTTCGAAATGCAtttctctttgtttttttttagctgcAACTACATTAAACACGATGAAATATGTTATTACCtctacgtgtgtgtatgtactaCCTAAACAACGCATCAGTCGGCGCTATATAAGAGAAAACAATCAATTGCTACCAAAGTTTTTGAATGGTATTTTTGTATTCGAAGTTGAGAAATGTTGTAATGATTATTTTTCctaaccgtttttttttaatttatttcttcttggTTGATTTCCTGCTATTAGGCTGAATTATTTGATTACGCTCTAGTTACGTTCACTGCTTGCttatgggtgtgtgtttgctatGCATTGCTGTCGCGCCTTGAGCTTTGAAAACGTTTACTTGCAAATATGATACATGCCTAGGATGCACACTCACACTAAACTGGATGGAGACATTAcgctgtatgtatgtgtgctgttgtttgcCACTGTTTATCATTTTTCCCTGCTGGTGCTTCTTTACAACTTTACATTGCAATTGATTCTATTCGTAACTGCACTCTGTGTTAGAACAGTTCCAACAAATCTCCTTTCGCTTTCCTATCAACTAGAGTTAGTGACACGCGACGCAGTGTTGCACTTCGTTTACTCTTTACATACAGcagctgttgtgtgtgtgtgtttgttatacCAGTTAATTATATACACTGaagaaaggaaataaataaaacatttaatctGGTTTGAGAAAGGGACAACAGAGCAACATTCTttctttagaaaaaaaaaaaacaaataccatGCTTGCACGCGTTCTTCCACGCAATCAAAGCTTAAAGTTTGGATAATAAAAGGCTATAATTTTGTCTTACTGTATGACCCTAGGATGACCTGATTATTCAAACACTTTGATTACCTAAAGGATCCAGTGCTAGGAACATAAACGGTGCGTGCAAAAGTAATACAAAACCAACCACTACTACCCTAAAGCACAGCGATTGCATTCATTTTTCGCAGCTGATTTTACAAagtaataattataattaaaaaaaaacattcttgaaacataaacaaatttCATTTGCTTTCTTCACATTTTTTTACGTTAACTGGAACGAATTATAAAAGGTAAAAGAAATAAGATTAAAACTAATGATACTACAGTAATAAAGTAATATAATCGCTCTCTGCTATCAGTgcaacacacatatacagtgttttttgttgttgttgctttttcttttcctgtgTCCTAACGACGCGCAACCACAATCTCAAGAGTAAGGGTGCTgtccctttttcttgtttgtttttattttcaccagCGGTGTCCTCCCATCCCCTCGGGGAGCACGTGAAGAGGGCGGAGGGATTCGtttgtgttgttattgtttattaCGTCTCTTTCTTACTTGCAGGCTATGTTCCTGTTGTTCGCTCCTCACTACATATTACTTGCCCGATTTTTACGCTTTGTTCTTTTTAATCAATTCTTCCAAAGCAGTTGCAACTCACAATTGTTTCTTCGCCACTTTCATCCACAATTTATGCGCTCGTTTTTACGCTACATCACACGCTAAGCTACTTTTCAACGTAACGGCGGCACCGATTGGAAACGTTTGtacagaaacacaaaaaaaggggcacacacacaaagaaaaaaaactgcacacaatCCTAACTATAGAATCCGTTAAAAAATACCACCCAAGTAGCAGTAAATGTGTgtagcagcagccgcagcagcagcagcaggttacATGCTAGCACAGGGTTTTAAGCATAAAGaagaattcaaataaaaaaaaactctttaaCCCGTTAAAGTTTATCACAACGTAATGGCTTATGgtatttgcttcttcttcttcttcttcttctttttcttctttctctattCTGATCTAATGGTGTTTGCTGTGCTTGTGTCCCTGTTTAGACAAGATGTATCGTACGGAATCAAACTGCGAAAGAACATTTAGAAGAGAGTGAACTGATTTAAAACAATGGTTGATTACCGAAATCCTTTCCCGCCCTTTCATCACaccttgtgtgtttttgataaGAAATTGCTGCTTCTTCATTGAACCTGACGTCACTATTGCTCTCTGCTTGGATGCAGACAATGCCAATATGAGCGCATTTTGTAtcgctttttgctgctgttagtAAACATTCACGGTGGTCACGGAGAAAGGATACGGAAGTGAAAAACTAAACCCTCGAGACCATACActttacatacacatacaggCAGATAtcgcacatacaaacacacacatacataaaatCACACATACGAGGGAGAAAGTTTTTCACAATATCGTACATACGTACGGCGGACAACAAAaaggcaaacgaaacaaaaaaaaaaaagaaaatacagtTACGACTACTACACTACTGTACAACACGGCACGGGCGCGCTTTCCTAAACCAATAATCACACACTGTAGTATTGTTTTGTATCATATGCCTCTGCCGGTTTAGCACCGCAGGcaacacacgcatacacactgACTCGCGTGAACCGAAGGGGAGGGGGTATGGCAAATACACAATTTGGATGAagcacgacgacgatgatgcaCTCTGCACGCTGTGCTCGAACGATTGTGCCGCAACAACAAGGCGACGCCACATTCACCCGCCAGCCGGTGGTGGCGGCCCCTGTTGGGCGGCAGCGGCTGTTGGCGGAGCATCTTTGCTGCTACGGTTGCTACTATCTGGGCGTTTCCATGACAACCTGCTTAAATGCTCCGGCCGGCATGCGCGAATGCACCTCGTGGCTGCCGACCATCGTCGTACCGTCGCTGCTAATGTACAGTGCTAGTCCGGTGGGATCTAAAACAACAAGAATAAAGGATGGTTTAGTAAAACCGGCAGAGACAGAGGGAGGAAACAAACGACTTACTTTCGGCATCTTCTAAATGGTCCAGTTTGGTGTTTTTCAGCAGCTCGTCTATGATCAGCCCGGTGTTGACGCGCGTGTCCTCCACGCGCCCGGACAGCGTCGGCGCCATGCCGCTGTCCCCGTCGTGGCCGGCGCCCTTTTTCCTTCGCTCCGCCGCCGACTTCATGCGATCGAGTGAACCGGTTTCGCTCATCGGGATCGAGCCGGAGCTGGGATTTCTTAACATCAGCAGCGCGTGTGTGACACCAATGTGCGTGTGCGAGTGTGGCGCAAATGCGAGTgtaagaagaaagaaaaggggGATGGAGGTGGGAACAAGACAAATCCAAAGGATTgtgttgtgggtgtgtgtgtgtgtgcgggagcgtaaaagaagaaacaaagagaatgtttttattagtattattttcaattatttgaaaaaaagcgCATTTTCACAGTGTGTTTCTCCTCTTCGCCAAACAACACTAATCAACAATGCCAATATACGGTACGGAACACAAGCACAACGATATTTAACTTCACTAACTGCCTGTTAAAATGTGCAGGACACCACGCGTTCAAGTGGCTGTGCAGTCACAGTTTAGCAGTTTGTGGTTGTAATTGGAACAATCAAATCGAAACATAACAGCAAATTGAACGAGATAGAACACAAAATCGTAAAGTAAAAGCACATAACAGAGAAGTTGTATTTACAACAGATGATGGTTAgacatttaaaacaattaacaaAAACCCTGCTAACAAAGCTACACCAAACAGAGAAGAAATTGCTCGcgataaataataacaatccAACATAAAATAAGCACACACAGATAAAACACAGTGAGGTTGTACCAATAATCAGTGCAAAATAAACGAACCCAATCTGAGCTGTGGTttgaaaagaagcaaataGAAGCTTATATACATGCATTTTTACAacaataaatgatttttttttgtttgaggaaaaaaaaaacaagagaacGTTTTGTAAATCAAACACTCGGTTTTGAACTTTTTGACTCGATTTTCAACGACGCCAGTCTTAAACGCAGCCAATTCGGTAGTGGAGAAGCAGAATGTTTGCTTTCGAGATGCCAATTGAGGGAAGAAAGtataaaagtacaaaaaagaaaaaaaatcaaacaaatgatcAACCTACTGCAAACAGCGCAAAACGGGCGACAAAATAGAGAGAAAGTAATCATTATCAACACagcgaacacacacagagagagagagagagagagagagagagacacagagCGAGCGCAAACGAGAAAGTTGAAAagatagagacagagagagagagaaatagagaaagagtTTGGAAGTAGGAAGAAGTAGAAGTAAACACAAACATGTTAGCACTGGGACGTCGGAGCGCAAGCGATGATGGTAGATTGAGGGATGATGAGTTGTTAGTGCCATTGTTGAGCATCGACGGCGTATCGAACCCGGATGAGGATGAGGATGAAG
Proteins encoded:
- the LOC120959287 gene encoding collagen alpha-1(V) chain-like gives rise to the protein MQQTHPQYVGVSFQRPRGRRKRHTMSIPSWRYGLRRVTSSLLPLLIVGVVASGLVVYAAAEPRTDGLVDMIEQFGMPTLPSGVSPTTGMCNGSRNQYQPHPEPAYSMNQDTVLSIPTIESFPDGFPLDFSLLVTLRASPNLERAPLFAVYSSDSDEILMLMVGRDVALYYYDGNPEDDEQDQYQNMVSFGVSIDDGRWHRLGVSVKGNSVTLILDCGTQITRPLNRRPGVQLVTDGLILTGVQLNEENGFFTGDLQLFMIANTPDEAYNICTKYAPDCLGGSGGASTSSGGSSGSSSTVTRTVTIQSTRTVSNGTAGGSTSRTQSSSSSSSSSSSSASGRASSQVGGASIRDQVLRESVSVAGGSGSSSGNSRSKQASAAAASSGGSGRDFVDLYGDGEGLEVIGDDDDYYNNLEFGGDLSRVNTAETGARNRTAAASPGAYDQLRPGGLPLPDPEYDASAGGDPRLSGAGGPTGSPRDGTENRTRTEPGNGYGPEFEEEEDRSVGFPAQSTVTIVGGVKTIRGPRGPPGEPGPKGDPGRDGLNGQSGPPGPPGHVFMMPLTSAGNEKGPDSQAEALRQMLSQHMTAMRGADGPMGLTGVPGSVGPPGPEGAKGEPGDVGEPGPIGPRGGVGAKGREGRRGRSGRDGERGATGLQGVKGEQGPIGLPGFPGEKGERGRQGASGEKGSQGHDGAQGEDGPPGLPGMPGELGPRGFTGPRGFPGPSGNPGLPGSEGIPGSKGNPGPQGQPGAPGQTGSTGPVGPPGPQGNLGPPGIPGPHGKPGLPGLPGADGPPGRDGNPGIAGPKGDVGPQGVQGPIGFPGNRGPKGDDGERGSAGDKGEKGEQGHDGDKGDMGTPGERGHPGVTGAPGSEGPEGPKGFEGPRGETGMMGLTGDKGKQGVQGFPGYPGPPGDKGDKGSFGMAGLPGEKGERGNTGLQGERGEVGPRGFRGPRGRRGADGATGPKGDTGQPGSPGAQGEIGMQGPEGPRGFIGLPGPPGNNGKDGPPGASGERGPPGENGNPGPIGAPGVVGPQGPTGEPGPVGEPGIPGLPGLPGEPGVPGDTGKEGQSGPPGPPGKNGPQGGQGLPGFPGERGMMGMPGLPGLKGELGLPGLPGPIGDKGQPGEPGKEGPPGAEGRPGPPGPPGPGGAKGERGEQGLVGPVGRDGLPGQRGLAGPPGPVGPPGEDGDKGDMGPPGEKGFKGAQGEAGPVGSPGSQGSRGEPGAVGPQGEKGPPGEIGRTGPKGEDGPTGLPGSPGPAGPQGMPGPPGMKGGRGDDGPPGSIGPAGPPGEPGRRGPRGAEGGPGAPGSPGPQGIAGEPGTQGPPGPIGPEGKEGEKGSIGPKGEEGKSGPPGPPGKRGQPGLEGPKGVAGPPGFPGNPGEPGLVGPKGDVGKDGDDGKQGEPGLPGEPGPPGPAGEIGPPGKLGPEGPAGLQGTTGLAGEKGDRGLPGPQGNQGLTGPQGMPGPQGPPGLRGSPGPSGEIGPVGKPGESGAPGKAGEVGTKGPKGDRGRRGLKGHRGELGLVGLKGDAGEKGDKGVRGLPGPEGSKGEPGPVGPLGLKGNDGPQGPPGNDGPLGPKGTEGVAGLRGEPGPPGPPGPPGPPADAPLIPPELLFRMNEFTMTKGEDRQKREAGDGAATELDDELLEVDDFDEEILKVEPRKKSKKKKTKSKASDLGPKFLDMYSSIYSMRQELDRIRKPVGTRENPARTCRDLHHGHPQFKDGWYWIDPNLGMGDDAVYVFCNMTAAGETCVFPDIHSSQMPTIPWRKENDKTDWYSNLRGGFRISYETVGTVQMTFLRLLSQEAYQNFTYACMNSVAWYSTKDESYDNAIRFLGENEIDIGYDNSKIKPTVLVDGCKTGRSKSETVFEVRTPKLQYLPIIDFYPVDYGLPQQAFGFQVGPVCFK